cccccaCCCCAACCctcaaaaaccccaaaaactcCCACAAAAACCCCTCATccctctccccccaaaaaaaccaacaaccgTAAACCATAACCTCACTCAGTCAACAACCAAATAGCCCCCTCTCCCCTTTATTCAGTGGGAAAGCGATGGACCTTCTTCCCGAGCAAGGATCCACCTCCCCTCTGTAGGGAGGGGAAGTTTTGAGCCCTTCTCCCCGCAGCAAAATCGGAAGAAGCTGATGGCTCAGCCCAGCTTCTTAAGTCTGTGTTTTCCCAAACCCCAGAGCTACTCTCCTCTCCTTCAGACAAACCCCTCACCTTTTCCTTGTGTGCTGAAGCACTGAAAGTTCCCTTCAGTATATTTTTCTTGGCTGACTGGTCCGCAGCGTTTTCATTCACTAAGCAGAGGAAGTAAAAGAGCTCTGCAGTAAGGGCCAGTGGCCAGTGTTTTCATCGCCATCCCCCTACATTATTTGTCATGCTCAAGTGAGGGTTTGTTGAAGGCAAGAGCCTGCTCTTACCGGGCTGCATTTGTTTCTCCTAAAGAAGCCAATAGGTTTTGTTTCCGGGTCTGGTAACAGGAGCCCGAGTGCCTTACACAAACATcgctgggcaggcaggggcactttcagtgcttttcattcgggggctggagcagccccccTCAAACAGACATTGAAGCTTCAGTTAGGCCCAAGTTGTTGAGCAAGGGGACAGGGGGGAAAGAGGGTAGATATCTTTCTCCTGGATAGCCTACAAGAAATACTCCAAGCGGGCGGCTTCTCTCGTGTAGATTGTGTTAAATGTCTACAAAATGGCTTGTATTATCCACATAAGAACACAGCTACACAGCCTTTGGTATACGAGATGTGGCTGTGTTTCCCAGAGGGTCCTGTTTGCCCTCAAGCTCCTGCAAGAGCTTGTAGAGGGAAGGCGTTTAACCAGCTTGATAGCAAGCTTCAGCACATACGCTCCTTCCTACTCACAGGAAAGGCTCTTACTCCGATAAAATTGCTTCCTGTCCCCAGTAAAGCTGCGTGCTCCCCATTTGGGGACTGTGCCACACTTTCAGGAGCCTGTCGAGATGCTCCCCCCTTGAATCCATCAGTATTTTCCCTGCAGGGTGTTATGCTGCATCCTGGCAGGACAGCCCAAACGATTTTCTGTCTCAAATGTGCAGTTTCTCTTAGATCCTTCTTCAGCGCAGCACCAGGACAGTTAACGCTCATGTAGTATCAAGTACAGGGCTTCCCAGAAGAACAAATATGCTCTAGTACACCATGAATATTCAGTGCCCCACTGCCTAAAGGAATTACTCCAGTTGCAGGTTACAGTGCCGGGGGGTCTGTAAAggttacatatatatataatgtacacacacatatataaacacacatatatatatggcATTTGCCCTCATACTAGAACCTTACCAAATTACATATTGAATGCAGCATTTACAGACCCTGGAACTGTTACCTGTAACTGGATTAATTCCTTtagaatttagaaaaaatatatatttatacatgcATGTGCTTATGTATacgtatgtgtgtgtatatatacatacgTGTGTATGCATATATGAGAAGGTGcgtttttttctgaagatgtaCAAACTATAGGCACTCAGCTGTGGAGTTTTCCCACCGTATCCCGACCTCAAAGCAGAGGTAGCCAGACGGGTTTCATGGGTAAAGTCTGCCGGTTCCGGAccgtctttttttttttttttttttacccctcaAAACCTGTGTGGGTACCCCGCAAACAACCAACCCCGAGATGAGATATGTCCCATGTAACGCAATGCTAGTGAATCATAACTAATCTGTTTAAAACCAAGGATTAGTCACGTCAGTTTCGGCATATTTCTCTATCGGGAACTTTTTTTGTGCGTGGAAAATCGGGGGGATTTGGGCTAATTTACGAAACATCATTACTAAGGCAAGTATGGTCTGATTAAATGAGTTATAACATGTACGGGTTTTCAGGTTGTATTACACACGTCCCATCATCTGGGCTTTAAGCTATGTGCGCCCTTCACGCTAAAGTGACctgtagacttttttttttcttattgcatattttctgtttctagcTGTCTTTAATTGACTTCAGGGACCCaccctctcttcctttctccgTAAATAAGTGATTCTCGTTGCAATTTACAGAATTTTATATCGCCCCACGCTTTCAAAGGGCCTTTCTCACCCTGTCAGCCCTTTATTTACTTTCCCCGATCGAATTCTGCCTCCTCTGTGCAATAGGACCTTTTATTAACCATGTAAACCCCATCCTGTTTTCATACTGTCTCTGTAAATGTTCCTCATcttggttttattctttctctattctttttttttctccagcgGGCAAAAACTGAaggctttatttctgtttcGAGGACATGTTTTATTAATCCAGTCGCTCTGATTTCCTTCCCAAATTTATTTATACctctaaaaatagaaaatattaactAGTCAATCAATTAATTCTTTGCAATATTGCACTACTGCGTGTGTTATTTTACAAGGAGTGGGAATCTTCTTCAGCCCTAGAAAGCAGCCGTTCCTATACTtgagaaatgtttattttcaaaggatTAAAATTCGTAGTTAAAATTATTAGATGCCCCTCAGCGGAAATAATAGTATCTGCTGTTTAGACTCTAACGCACGCACGACCCCCCGGAACACTTCCACAGTAGAGGCAACAACCACATCATCTCCGCTGCTGAAAAGTCACCCCgaaaagcagaaacaggagaaaCGCAAACCTGAACGTACCACGTTGTCTCTTCTGTAACATTGTACCCCGCCGCACCCCGCCGACATAACGAGATCTGTGGATTTATAAACACGAGCAAGAGAGACCTTTTTTCCGAGCCTGACCCTCCCCGTTGCCGACCTCCATACCTTCCCTTCTATAGACTTTAACGGGGCCTCAGAGAAATGTGCTTTTAGCCGACACCCGCAAACGCCCAGAGGCGCTAATCCAGCCCCAGATTATATCAAATTAGGACATTGCCGGCGCAAAACTCCCGCTGACTGAAATTTCAACCAGGGTCTGGAACCTGGACACGTTCCTTGCTGATCTACACATATTTCTATTCCGCTTGAAGGCGTAtcatttttttggtttatttttcgcaataaattaattaaataaaaaaaaaaaagaaaaagaaaagaaaaaaaggaaaaaaaagggagaggaataGAGTTATGCCATTCCTGGCATCACCTCCATGGGCACTGGAGAGGCGTTAGCACCCCAGCCGTGCCAGACCCCGGAGCGGGGTCTGATCAAGCTCAGTTTGAGCGCCTGGCCCTGAGGCCAGGAGGGCGATGGGGGCGGTTTTCTGCCGGAGCCGGAGGACACGGGGGCGGAAGAACCCGCAGTCTGCTCGGCCATGCCCTCGGGGGAGCAGGTGGGCGACCTTCCCGCTCCCTTTATGGCCCGCACCACCTGTTCTTCCTTGTCTCCTTGCGTCCCAGGTCTCGTGgggctcccccagctcccctcaaGCTCTTCCACGGGCAGGACCAGAGCCGCCCTCACCGTGCTCTGGCGTTTCTCCGTGGGCACCCCAAATGGGGCAGAGGTGCCGCCGTGCCTTCTGTCGGCCTAGGGGGGTGAGGCCTGGTTGCTTTTCCGCCGACAGTGAGGAAAGAGCCGGCGGCGGGCACCTCGGGAGTCCCGACACTGCCCGGTGTCGACCGCCTCCCCGGTCGAGAGCTGTCACCCCCTGCCATTGGGCCACCCGCTCTGCCCAGCTCAGGGCTGAGACCGAAGACACCCCGCGGGGAAGTGAAGCAACAGCACGCCAAGTTAGATTTctaaattttattataaaataaaagcagaaatattttccaaagaaTGTATTCACATAATataaacaataaacaaaactaAGGTGAGTGACTTGCGGTTGATACTGTCGTTTAGATCTAAACTCgagcagcaattttttttttttcttcttttttttttttcttcaccccGCTCCTGCCCTCTTCGCACACCTAGAGGAGAATCTGCCCCTGCCTTCCACTGGGGCCGGAGACGGGCCATCACTGCCTTTCCCACCCAGCAAATGGCGAAAGCACCACATGGACAAGGCCAAAGAAGCCGTCTCTCTGCATAGCATCAGCTACAAGAAGGTTACAGAGTTTACCTAGAGCGCGTGTTGCTGCTATAACTTGACTACAACTTTTGTATTCTTAGTTGAAATTGTACATCGTACACCTGCCACGGATACATAACTACAATAGAATAACGGGAGCGATGTGTAACTTCCAAAAAGGCACGGAAACAGAGGCCTTGtgttcccttttcctccccacccccgaaaaaaagaaaagattacGATGTGCCTCTTTCCACATAGACCGGTGCGATCGAGTGACACCACCGAGAGATTCGTGAATTTAAGGGTGGAAAGAGCTGCTGCACCGAACCGATTTAGAGCCTGCCGTGACAATCACAGCTGCTGCCCAACAGTCCTTGCACGCCTGAGACCATCTTTAAGCAATCCTTAAGGCTTTTCAAAACAATACTGCCCACAGTCGAGTCTGGTATCTTCCAAAcctgcagccaccctgctgCCAAAGGGCACAACACACCCACTAAGGAGTTTGTCATCGCTTTCAAAGTTTGTGATAAGAttaagggaaaaacaaaaaacaaaacaaacaaacaacccaccaaaaaaaaagaaaaaaaagcgTAAAGGAGTCTGATGCGAAGGAGGGAGCGTGTATACGGTTTTAAGAGCCCAAATCGACCAGGTTAGACGACATGGGGTTGAGGATGGAGTCCTGCAAGCTGTGGTGGTGCATGGGGTCTGCGCTGGGCACGGGGATGGCGCTGGGGCCCTGGGGATGGCCGAGGCcatgcaggggctgcagcccggagttggagctgagcagcagcgCGGGGCTGGAGGAGGTGTGATCCGGGGTCCCTGACGGCGTCTTCTCGTCCTCTGAGCTCCCCAAAACTGTCTTATTTCCGTTCATTGACGCCGAGAGCGGGTTGTGGCTGTTGGAGTTTGAATTCTCGTTGTTTTCCCTATAGGAAACACAAAAGAGGGAGGGAAGTCACCGTGTGGCAGCCACTCCGGGGCGCGCACCGCGGGAGCGGGGGCAGCGGGGAGCCGGCtcccgggggcggcgggcggagggcagggaggagtgCAGAAACGGTAGGTTTACAAACTCTGCAAACCTCCAAGGCCTCTTCATCTGGCACAAAGGTCTAAGGTCCACTGAGCTTATAAACAGTCTCCCCACTAGCCCAGCGGAAAGTGTCATTTTGCCAAAACGTCATTTTCTGCGTCCAAAGCGtttgcacacagcatggggacggcgagggaaggaagagggaagacataaaaaaaaaaaagaaaaaaagctttttcactttaaaactgCTTCCGAAGCCGAAGAGAACTTAAGAGGACTTCGGTCGCAATTTTCCCGGTGAAGGCCGAAGCACGGCGGGCTCGCGTCAGGCAGGAAAGGTTTTTGCTGAAGCAActggactattttttttttccccccctctctcccGGAGCTTAAAGCTCAAAACATAGCCCGATATGGAAGACAGGGCAAGCAAACAGAGCTAGCTCGCGTATTTCCCCGGCTCTCTCGGGAAATGCTCAGCACGCCCGCTGCTGTTCCGCCGTCCCTTCTCGGGCAGTGGAGGGGGCAAGTCCGGATGGCCCCTCGCACCGCTCAGCGGCTGGGGGAGCCGGCACCGCCGGTGCTCCTACCGGCACAGGCAGCCGGCTTGGAAAGGCAGGACATAAGTTCAAAACTCATCACTGGGTAAATACCGAGAAATCGCTGGAAGCTGGCCAAGGCCTCGCAGAtacagattttgttttatttttccgCGAAATGAGAGGGCCAAGATGAGGTGGGGGCGGCAGTTCTGTCAAGGCTAAAGCGGTTCTTAGACATAGCCCTTTGTACACAGCTTTGCCTAAAATACTGAAGGTGTTGCAAGTCTATTTAAAAGCTTCCGTGGAAGCTTTGAAACACACTCTCTGGTATAGGGGCCCTATCCTGTAGGATTTGGTAGAGTGAAGCCATCACGCTTACgatttttcttcaataaaagcTGCAGGATGTGACTGGAGACACTTTGtgccaaaaattaaaaatagacaaGAAAGCTCTGTTTGAACAAGTTTGCTCGAGTGAATGGCAATCCCATGAACAGCTTATGTTCCAACGCCTGGAGTGTAATATTCGGTTGAGTGTATTTTTCAATGTCAAAAATCTTATCTGTCTCCGGAGACCTTTAAAATTTGATTCCTcgggaaaaagaaaaaaaaaaaagagtaagtgTAACCTTCATTTCCTTTGGATATTTGAAGGTGAGTCCCCGCTATCAGCAATTAAAAGGATCTCTAACATCTCGTAAAACCAACACTTGCCGGgatttgaaggaaaatgaaagcgCTAGCACGTTTGGGGAAACATAAGGAGCAAATCTCTGCTGAGCCCGAATCTGCGGGGCTGCACAGCTGCGTGGCCGAGGCGCTTGCCATTTCCAAAACACATTAGGCAGAAAcgttaaaaaataaaaaaaaaaaaaaaaaaaaaaaaagaagaaaaaaaaagtctcctaGGAGGCACGGATCTAGGGGAGATTTCTAATCCGTTAATTAACCGCGCAGGCCCTAGGATCATATCCGTATGGGCCGGGCATTTCAGCGACCTAGTGTGCAGTTATAGAACCCTTTTTGCTTCTTCAAACCGTCTTCCTAAAGCACAGGGACCGCTGATGGAAAAGTGGCCTCGAATACCCAAGACTGTAGACATTAACCTCTGCCCGGCAATTAATGGTCCCTTCACTCCATTTAGTGGGAAAAACAGAGTTTCTGAATCACTCTCGGTCTAAGAATATACGTCTCTAAACATGCATTAATGAGCAACTTGCTGGTCAATACGAACTATATTTTAAGGAGCGAGGTAAGCAGTCGCTCCGGCCAGTCCCTGTCCAGGTCTCCCGCATGACACCAGCAACCGAAGTTCCAGGCAGTTTTTGCAAACCACCATTTACAGCTTTCAGACCCACTCCTGCCCGGCTGCCCCTGGCTTTCTCCCTCTGCACTGGGGTAACCCTCACGGATACGCTCCGCGCTGTGCGGGCCGCAGAGCACTCGTCCTAAGCCCCGCCGGGACGCGCACCAGCACCGGCACCTCGGGCCCCACTGCCTGTCCGGGCTCCAGGCCGGGTTGCGGCGGGAAGGAGGCGGCCGCGCTGCACAACCGGGACAAGCAGCCGGCCGTAGGAAGCGTCCcgagcaggaggagctgccccgcggccgccgcgccGGCTGCGAAGGGAGTGCATTCTCGGAGGGGAAAAGGTCCCGGCCTCCTCTCCCGGAGCTGCTTTTGGGGGACAGAAGCCCTAGCCGAAAGCCCGTCTCGCTCGCCTGCGGTGCCCCCGCCCAGGAGATCCCGGGCCCACTAGGCGCGTCGTCCCGCGGGCCTCCCCGCAGCCGAGGCTGGGGCAGAGTGAGACGTGCGAGGCGAGCGGCGGAGCAGGAGAGCCGGGAGCTCCGGGGGAAGCCGCGGGAACAAGCCGGGGAAGCCGTACCTTTCCTTGGCCTCGGCCGCGCGGTCCCGCTGCCGGCGGTTCTTGAACCAGTTGCTGACCTGCGTGGTGGTGAGGCCGGTGGCCTCGGCCAGCTCCCGCTTCTCGCGGGGGGACGGGTAGGGGTTGTGGGCGTACCACTCGCGGAGGACGCTACGGCTCTTCTCCTTGAAGCAGTAGCTGGTCTCCTCGCCGTCCCAGATGGAGCGGGGCAGCGGGAACTTGCGGCGCACCCGGTACTTGCCCACCGCCCCCAGGGGGCGCCCCCGCAGCTTCTCCGCCTCGATGTAGTGCGCCttgagccagagctgctgcagcttgggGTGGTTGTGCGCCGAGAACTGGTGGCTCTCCAGGATCTTGTAGAGCTCACGAAAGTTGCCCCGGTGGAAGGCCACCACCGCCTTGGCCTTCAGGACGCTCTCGTTCTTGTGGAGGTGCTCGCAGGCAGGGAGGGACCAGAGGAACCGCCCCAGCCGCTCGATGTTGCCGCCTTGCTGGAGCACCTCGCAGACGCAGGCCACTTGCTCTTGGGTAAAGCCAAAAGTCGGGAGCATCGACATGATGAGCCCTGCCCCGCCGTGCACCCTACGGCCGCATAGAGGGAAGCGGCGCCGGGCAACGGGCAGCGCCCGGCATGCGGGgccggccccggggcggcggcgcccggcggggcccggTCGGGCGTCACGGCCGGGCGCGGGGTGCCGCGGC
The Apus apus isolate bApuApu2 chromosome 3, bApuApu2.pri.cur, whole genome shotgun sequence genome window above contains:
- the SIX2 gene encoding homeobox protein SIX2 is translated as MSMLPTFGFTQEQVACVCEVLQQGGNIERLGRFLWSLPACEHLHKNESVLKAKAVVAFHRGNFRELYKILESHQFSAHNHPKLQQLWLKAHYIEAEKLRGRPLGAVGKYRVRRKFPLPRSIWDGEETSYCFKEKSRSVLREWYAHNPYPSPREKRELAEATGLTTTQVSNWFKNRRQRDRAAEAKERENNENSNSNSHNPLSASMNGNKTVLGSSEDEKTPSGTPDHTSSSPALLLSSNSGLQPLHGLGHPQGPSAIPVPSADPMHHHSLQDSILNPMSSNLVDLGS